Part of the Limisphaerales bacterium genome, CCGCCTCGCTGTTTTTTGGCGGGCAGTTTGCTGGAGGGTGTTTGGCCTTTGCCGGTTTTATAATTCCGGCCATGTTTATTTTTTTGCTTACCAAACCTGAAGTGGTGGCGGTGTGCGGGCGCAAGGGAAAACAGGAGCCGTTGCTGGTGACGCGCCTGCGCGAAATGGAATTAGTGGTGGCCTTGCGCCAAGCGCCCGGGCTGATTGAGCCGCGGATCGTTTCGCTGCTGGCGGTGGGGCGCGAGCTGGGCGACCTGCAAAAAGTGCTGCCCGCTTGCCGCGCGGTGTTGGGTGAAGCCACAGGAAAAGCCCGCACAGCGCAGAATCATTTCGTGCTGTTGTTGCTGGTCGTGATGCCGATGAGTTTGATCATATTGCCGATCTTGGGCGTTTTTATTTTCCCAAAATTCCAAGCCATCATTTCCGAGATGAGCGCGCCCGAAACGTCGGCGGTGCTCTTTGATTGGTTGATGGTCAACCTTGGGTGGGTGGTCGGCATTCACGCGCTGGTGTTGTTGGCTATTTGGGTTTTCGCGCTGGCGTTTTTGGCCGGACCGCGGTTGGAACAGTATGTTGCCCGCGTCGTGCCGGGGCTGAGCGCGCGGATGGCGCTCGCCTTACCGTGGCGCCGCAAGCGGGTGCAGCGCGATTTTTCTGTGTCGCTGGCGCTGTTGCTCGATGCCGGCTTGCCGGAAGCGCGCGCGTTGGAGTTGGCTGCCGAAAGCACGGGCAATCGGATTTATCAAAACCGCGCGGTGCAAGTGAGCGCGGATTTGGCAAACGGAATGCCCTTGCCCGAAGCCGTGGGTCGCATTGATGGCTCGGGTGAATTTCAATGGCGCCTCACCACTGCGGCGCGCGCGGGACAGGGGTTTCTGCCGGCCCTGCGCGCGTGGCACGAGATGCTCGATGCCCGCGCGTCACAGCAGGAACAATCCGCCGCGCAAATGGCGACCACCGGCTTGGTGTTTTATAATGGCGCCGTCGTGGGCCTCGTGATGTTGAGTGTGTTCCAATTTCTCATCAGCGCAATGGAGGCCGTCTCATTGTGGTAACGCCCCATCCATCAACAATTAAGAAACGCCAGCGCGGCTCGTTGACGGCGGAGGTGATGGCGGCCTTGGCTATCCTCACGGCGGTGATGATCCCGCTGGTGGCCTCGTCTTTGCACGATCAACAACACACCCGCGAACTGTACCTGCGCGCGGTGGCGATGGAAATTGTGGACGGCGAAATGGAAGTGCTCGCTGCCGGTGCGGGTAAGAACTTCGCGCCGGGGCAACACCCGTATTCCGTCAGCGCCCAAGCCGCCGCCAATTTGCCGGCCGGAAAATTTATTTTAACCCGCACTCAAGAAACCATTCGCCTCGAGTGGCAGCCGGACGATCCGGCCACACATCGGCACATCAGCGTGGCCCGGGAGGTGCGCCTGCAATGAACACGTCGAACATCATACCCCCAGCACATCGGCGCGGCGTTCTCATTGTGGAATTGTCGATGTACTTGGCGCTGTTGCTGATGTTCAGCACATTGGCCTTTCAAATTTTTCACCGCGCCAGACAACAGTCCGCGGATATTCAGCGGCAATCGCGCGAAATCTCGCTTGCCCTGCGCGCGGGCGAACGCTGGCGGGCGGATGTGCGCCAAGCCACCGTTGCGCCCGAGTGGATCCCCAGTGCGTGGCGCAAGGCAATCGTTTTGCGCCTGACCACGCCGACGGGCCACATCGATTATTTTTTTGAAGGCAGTCGTGTCTGGCGCAAGGTCGGCGAGGCGCCCAAGGAAAAGATTTTGTTCAATGTGAAATCCTCCAAAATGATCGATGACTCCCGTGACAGCGTGCCCGCAGTGCGCTGGGAATTGGAAATCAAAACTCAAGGCGGCCGCCGGGCACAAACGCAACCACTATTCACTTTTTTAGCCGTGCCAAACTCGCAATCGTTGCAATGAAACTCCGCAGCACAAACCGCCGTTCCCGAGCTCGCCAACGCGGCGGCGCGATGATCATCGTGATGTTGATGCTTGCCTTGCTCGCCCTATTCGCCTCGGCCAACAAACAAACAAACTATGGCCTGAACGACGAACTCAACCGCCTTGAGGCCGAGCAGATCGAACGGCTCAAGGCTAGCGGGGAATGACCCAGACCCCAGACCCAATGAGGATTCTTTGGGCCTTCATCCGCCTTTGACTTTCACCTTTTGCCTGATTACTTTCCTCCCGTGAATTCCCACGACGCCATTCTTAAGGCGAAGCTGAGGTTGATTGATGAGACGCACCGGTTTGTGCCGAAGCGGTCGGCGTTGTTGATCATCGATATGCAGCACGGGTTTGTGGATGAAGGGGCTTCGCTGGAGGTGGCAGCGGCACGTGATCTCATTCCCAACATGAAAAGCCTCATCGCTGCCTTTCGCGCGGCGAAGGCGCCGGTGGTGTTCACCGAATTTGTGTATGCAGACAACGTGCCGTGTCTTCGAGGTGATCCTTTCGGCATTGAACATCTGAAGGCCGAAGGCGCACCGGGATTTGGCAGCAAGTCCAGCAACTGTCTGGTCGGGCATAATGCCGGCACCGGCGTGGAATCGGCCGACACCATTCCGGCGCTACAACCGCGACCGGAGGAGTTGATCATCCGGGGGCATACTTACGATAAATTCTACGGCACCCCGTTGGACCTCGCCTTGCGCAGTCAGGATATTTCGCATCTCTTTCTCACCGGCATCACTACTGATGTGTGCGTGAACGCCACGCTCATCGCTGCCACCCAGCGCAACTACCGCGTCACCGCCATCACCGACGCCTGCGCCTCTCCTTGGCCGGAGCTGCATGAGGCGTGCTTTAAAATTTGGCAACCCAAGTTCGCCCGCCTGAAACCCACGGCGACTGTGCTCGACGAAATTTCTGTTCAATAACACATCCATCATGAAACGCATTCTGATCCCCCTGTGCGCGCTGGCTTGGGCGACATTGGCTGTCGCCGAGGTGCCGCGTGTTTTTCCTCAAGGACAACAGCCCGATGATATCCGCCTGAAACCGCTCAAGGATTTGAACGGCCATTTCCCCTTTGCCGTGCCCAAGACGCTGGAGGCGTGGAAGGCGCGCAAGGCGGCGCTGCAATTGCGGGTGGCGGTGGCCAATGGTCTGTACCCCATGCCGCCCAAGACGCCGCTGAACGCGGTGGTCCACGGCAAGGTGCATCGCAAGGGGTTTAGTGCGGAGAAAGTGTATTTCGAAAGTTTGCCGGGATTTTATGTCACCGGCATTTTGTTTCGGCCGACGGATAAGATCGAAGGCAAACGACCCGCAGTGTTATGTCCGCACGGCCATGGCGGGCGCCTGCAGATGCACAGTGAATCGGCGATTCTTAATGAGATTAAGATTGGCGCGGAGAAGCACAAGGAATCCGGTCGCATGCCCAAGGTGGCTCGCGCCGCCACGCTCGCGCGCCTCGGGAATGTGGTGCTGCTCTTCGACATGATCGGCTATGCGGACAGCACGCAGTTGTCCTACGAGCTGGCGCACCGTTTCCGCACGCAACGACCGGCGATGGAGGGCAAAACGAATTGGGGCCTCTACAGCGCTCAGGCCGAGCTACGGTTGCAATCGATCATGGGTCTGCAAACGTGGAACGGCATTCGTGCGCTGGATTTTTTGGCCAGCCTGCCGGAGGTGGATTCCAAACGCATCGCCGTGACTGGCGGCAGTGGCGGCGGCACGCAGACCATTTTGTTGGGGGCGTTGGATGACCGCCCGATCGCGGCGTTTCCCAACGGCATGGTAAGCACCTCCATGCAGGGCGGGTGCACCTGCGAGAGCTGTTGCTTACTTCGTGTGGGGACGGGCAATGTGGAGCTGGCCGCGCTCTTTGCGCCGCGGCCGCAGGGGATGACTGCTGCCAACGACTGGACCAAGGCAATGATGAGCGATGGTTATCCCGAGTTGCAAAAGTTGTACGCGCTCTACGGCAAACAGGAGAATGTGTTTTGTGTCGATCTCACGCACTTTCGGCATAACTACAATTACGTGTCACGAAGCCATATGTATCATTGGTTCAATCGCCATCTGAATTGGGGCCTGAAAGAACCGATCGTGGAGGCGGATTTCAAGCTGTTAAGTCCGGAAGAGCACGCGGTGTGGAACGATAAACATCCCCAACCGCCCGGCGGCGAGGCCTTCGAGCGCAAGCTGACCAAGTGGGTGGCCGCACGAGATGCCGGGCTTGTGGCGAAAATGTCCGCGGGCGAACTGCGCGAGGCTTGGGGCACATTGATTAGCCGCGAAGCCCCGGCCTACAAGGCGGTGGCTCGGGAGAAGGTGAAGAAAGTGAAACGCGACGGTCATCTGGAGTTTGCCGATATCCTCCGGCTGAAAGCGCATGGCGAATCGTTGCCGGTCGTGTCGTTGTATCCCGCCAAGGAATGGAACTGCAAGGCAGTGCTTATTTTGACCGGCAGAGGCAAGGCGGGCTTGTACGGGGCGGACGGCAAACCGACAGCGGCCGTGCGGAAACATTTGGCGGCCGGCACTTCAGTGGTGGGCGTGGATCTCTTTCAGCAAGGCGAGTTTCTCAAGGACGGCAAGCCGTTGGCGCAATCGCGTGTGGTGAAGAATCCACGGGAATTTGCCGGTTATAGTTTTGCCTATAATCACACGCTCTTTGCCCGGCGGGTGCATGATGTGTTGACCGTGCTGGCGTGGGTTCGTGGGTTCGAAAGTGAAACGCCCGAACACCTCCGCGTAGAGGCCGATGCCGCGATCACGCCGGTGGCACTGGCGGCCCTGGCCGTGGCCGGGTGGGGCGTGAACGAAGCGGCGTTGACGCCCAATGGCTTTGAGTTTGCGGATTTGAAATCTTATCGCGACCCGAATTTTCTTCCCGGCGCGGTGAAGTATGGCGGTATGAAAATCCTGCGCCGTTTGGCGTCGGATCACGGGATACAATTTATCAAGGCCGGGAAATGAAGCTCTGTCGATTCGAACACGCAGGGCGGACGCAGGTGGGCTTTTATGCCGAACAACAGGTCGTTCCGTTGATCGCAGTGGCGCAGGCGGCCGGCGTGGTGTTGACGGAGGGCGAGGATCTGTTGCCATTTTTACCCGGAGGCGCGGAACGCGAGGCGGCCCTGCGCGTGGACGCGTGGCGTGTGGATCATGCCACGGCGATCGAAGGGTTGGCCTTGAAGAATGTTCCGATTCTCACGCCCGTTCCTCGGCCCAACAAGCTCCTGCTGTTGGCGGGCAATTACGCCAAACACATCGAGGAAGGCGGTGAGATCGCGGTGGAGCGCGCGCGTACGTATCCGTATGTGTTCATGAAACCGGCCTCCACGACGCTCAATCGGCACGGTGGCGAGATTCCCATTCCGGCCGTGTCACCGAATCACATCGATTGGGAATGCGAATTGGGCGTTATCATTGGGCGCCGGGCCAAAGGCGTGACTGAGGCTGAAGCGCTCGATTACGTGGCGGGGTACACGGTGGTGAACGACATCTCCGATCGAGGTTTCCGGCCCAATCCGGATCGTTCAGAACGCGATCGGGACAAGTTTTTCGATTGGCAACATGGCAAATGGCATGACGGCAGTTGTCCGGTTGGGCCGTGTGTGGCTTGTCCTGAATCGATTCCGGATCCGCAGACCTTGCCATTGCGTCTTTCGGTAAACGGCGAAGTGCATCAGGACGCCAGCACCGCGATGCAGATTTTTCCCGTGGCGGCAGTAATTGAATTCATCTCCTCCTTCGTCACGTTGGAACCCGGCGACATCATCTCCACCGGCACCGCCGCCGGCGTCGGCCACGCCAAAGGGGTGCACCTAAAAGCCGGCGATCAGGTTGAGGCGAGTATCGAAGGAATCGGGACGCTGAAGAACACGATGGTGTCCGGCGATTAAAACAAAATCACCTGCCGAGCGACTTCACCTTTGTGCAGCCGATCAAAGCCCGTGTTGATGTCTTCCAATGCGATGGTGTCGGTGAGGAGCTGATCCACCGGCAGTTGGCCGGCGTGGAACATCTCAATGAAGCGCGGGATATCGCGGGTGGGCACGCAGCTTCCCTGATAGGAGCCCTTCACCGTTTTCTCCATGGCACTGAGCGTCACAGCCGGAATGCTGAATTGATGATCGGGATGCGGTAGACCGATAGCAACGGTGGTGCCGCCGCGCATTGTAGATTCGTAGGCCTGCGCCAGCACAGTGGCGTTGCCCACACTTTCAATGGCGATTTCCACACCGCCATGGGTGAGATCCTGAATGACTTCCACCGGATTGTTTTCCGCTGCGTTGATGGTGTGGGTGGCGCCGAGGTTGCGGGCCATCTGGAGTTTGGAATCGAGCAAATCGACTGCAATGATTTGGCCGGCGTTGCAGGCCTTGGCTCCAATCAATGCCGCGAGCCCCACGCCGCCCAATCCGAATACCGCGACACTCTGGCCGGGCCGGATATTGGCCGTGTTCATCGCCGCCCCCGTGCCGGTCATGACCGCGCAGCCAAACAACGTGGCGTGCTCAAAGGGCAGGGTGGAATCGATCTTCACCAGCGAGCCGGGCAGGGCGATGGTGTATTGCGAGTAGCCGCTCACGCCGCAGTGATGGAAATAGGATTGGCCATTGCTACTGAAGCGTTGGGCGCCGTTCATCAGCACGCCGGCATTGTTGGCCTTAGCACCGGGTTCGCATAGGGAGGGTTTGCCCACCGTGCAATACCGGCAATGACCGCAGCTGGGGATGAAGGTGAAAATCACATGATCATCGGCCTGCAGCCCGCGCACGCCGGGCCCCACTTCGCGAACGATGCCGCTGGCTTCGTGGCCGAGCACCATGGGCATTTGGCGTGCCCGCGAGCCATTGATCACAGAGAGATCCGAATGACACAAACCGGCGCCTTTCACCTCGACCAGAACCTCGCCTTCGCCGGGGCCATCAAGATCGATTTCCTCAATGACCATCGGCTGGGAGTCCGCATAAGGCAGCGGACGCCCCATCTCGTGCAACACAGCAGCGGCGGTTTTCATGCGGCGCAGCATTGGCGAATCGCTGCCGGATTGCAATCATGCAACCGATGTCGCAGGATGATGACGGTGCACCGAATGAGGCCAAGACAGGCATTTACCCTGATCGAATTGCTGGTGGTGATTGCGATCATCGGCATTTTGGCCGGCTTGCTTCTGCCTTCTCTGGCCCGTGGCAAGGCTAAGGCGAACCGGATTAAGTGTGTAAACAATTTGCGCCAACAACACGCGGGGTTTCTGGCTTTTTCCCATGCGCATGATGATCGTCTGCCATGGTTGCTGACGCCCCGGCAGGGTGAGGTTTTATGGCAGGAGTTGTACGGCAAGGAACACACCGGCGCGCATCATCTTTGGGACATCCGTTTTCTCTATTTACCGGCGCCGATTCGAAAGGAACTGGGGACGGCCCGGATACTGGCCTCACCCTGCGATCCAGTGGTGGTGCCTTATAATGAACTGGAGCGTGCCGAGGGGCGCTGGGACGGGTTTGGGCATGCCTTTGATGGGGTGCACATTCATATGGATCGCCGTGCGTTAAGTTATGGATTGCACCTTGGCGCAGATATGCTGCGGCCGTCTGGGGTGCTGGCGTTCACCCGAAACGTGGAAGGGGAGGATCCCTATGAATTTAACTATCCAGTCAAGCGCACCAAGCCGGAATTCTGGCCTTACCTCGGGGGCGCGTTGCGTGTCAGCAATGCGGGATCTAGTCGCCAAGGGTTTGTCGGGAACTCAGAGAGCGACACAATGCGGTTGAAGAAATACGCGATCAGCGGCTTGGGCAAGAGTCAGGGGCAATTGGTTCGTGTGGACGGGAGTGCCCGCATTTCCAATGACGCAGATCTTGCGGATGCGGTGCGGGCGAATGCCAGCACATCAGGCGGGAATTATCTTGGGGTGAATGAAAATTTCACGCGCCCGACTCAAGAGGAAATCCCTCCGGAAATTCTCCGGATCCAATAATCATTTCACCCACTCCGTGCGCTTGAGCCAGGCTTCCACTAGTTTGGGCCATTTGGAAACGGGATCGGCGGAGGGGCGCAGACCGTAGCCGTGGCCGCCATGCGGGAACACATGCAGCGCCGAATGCACGCCGGCACGGCGCATGGCCAGCCACATTTGCACGCTGCTGTCGGCGGTCACCCGGTCATCGCCGGCATGGATGAATATGGCGGGCGGCGTGTCTTTATCCACCGGCACCTCGGGGACGAGTTGGGTTTTTGTTTCGTTATCGACGAGATAGGCCGGGTACACGAGCACGCCGAAGTCCGGGCGGCAACTGACTTGGTCCGCGGCATCCTGAGCGGGGTAAGTGCGTTTGCGATAATTGGTCATAGCCGTCGCTGTTAAATGGCCGCCGGCGGAAAATCCCAGTATGCCGATGCGCTTGGGATTGATCCCCCACGCCTTGGCGTGTTGGCGGGTCAGGCCGAGCGCGCGTTGGGCGTCCTGCAACGGCGCGGCGTGTTTCTCGCGGTCTTTGCGGCGAGGCACGCGGTACTTCAACACAATCGCCGTCACGCCAATGCCGTTCAACCATTCGGCGACTTCCGTGCCTTCGAGGTCCCAAGCCAAGATGTTGTAGCCGCCGCCCGGGCAAATCACCACGGCCGTGCCATTGGGGTTCTTGGGTTTGAATACCGACAGCGTGGGGGCGCTGACATTGCCGATTCGGATGACCTGTTTTTGGCCAGGACGCGCCGGTTGTTCGGCTTCCGGCGGGAGTTCATACGTTTCCCCAGGAGCTTTGCCGGGCCAGAGATTCATGGATTTCCACGCCTCAATTGCGTGAGCCGGTGTGAGGAGCTGGAACAGGATGACTGTAAACAGTAGCAAGCGCATGCCGCGAGTGTGCGCGAAACCGGTTTGGGAGCAAGGCGAAATGAATTGGGGATTGAGGCGGCCGGGCACCATCGGCATCGAGCGCGGGCGCTCGCGGGCGTTTTACCTCCACCAGCACCTCGCACTCGCCGGGGCCTCTAAATTCCAATTCCTCGATGACCATCATTTGCGAGTCGGCGTACGGCAGGGGAAGTTCTGTTTTGGGTAGTGTCGCCGCTTTGGTTTTTATGCGCAGGAGCAATAGGGAAAGAGTGACGGATTGCAATTGCGCATCGTTTGGGGCACGGTGCGCAAATGCAGTTAACAGCAATTAAGCGAGCGTTCACGCTGGTGGAGTTGTTGGTGGTGATTGCCATCATCAGTGTGCTGGCTGGTTTGCTGCTGCCCACGCTGGCCAAAGGCAAGGCGAAGGCGAACCGGATTAAGTGCGTAAACAATCTTCGCCAAGTGAACGCGGCGCTGCGCGGGTTTTCCATGACACACGATTCGCGTTATCCGTGGTTGCTCACGCGGCAGCAAGGCGATGCGATGTTCAAGCAAATGTACGGGCAGGCGCATTCGGGTTGGGTTCATTTGTGGGACATTCGGTTTATGTTTTTGAGCGAACCGGCCCGGCGCGAGCTGGTGACCGCGCGTGTGTTGGCTTCGCCGTGCGATCCTTCGGTGACGGTTTATAATGAAGAGGAAGCCACCAATGGCAAATGGGAAGGCTTCGGCGCGGGTTTCGATGGTATTCATATTCACATGGATCGCCGCTCGATGAGCTATGGCGTGCACCTCGGCGCGGATGAGCAACGCCCCGCGAGCATTCTCGCCTTTACACGCAACCTCATTGGCACGCAGGCGTTTGAATTTGATTATCCCGCGGGGAAAGCGCTGCCGGACATCGCGGAGTTTCTCGGCGGTTCGTTGCAATCGGCCATACACAATTCTGCGCTGCAACAATTCATCGGCAACGACCACGCCGATTCTGTGATGCTTCAACGCCACGCGATGGCTGGATTAAGCGCGAGCCAAGGCCAAATCACCCTTGCCGATGGCAGCGTGCAGCAGACGACAGACGCGGGTCTCGCCAAAGCCATCAAGGGCCACGCGAGCAGCCACGGGGGTTCATACCTGGGGGTAAACGAAAATTTCACGCGCCCCACCCAGCGACCCGATCCCGACGGGGTGATGGAAATCCGCTAACCGTTGGCTTCTATTTCATAAGAAAAGGTTGAGCCTCTTCCCCATTCACACCACACTTTGCCCGTATGATACGCATGGGGCTCATCGGGTTGTCGCACGATCACGTGTGGGATTTACTGCCGGAGATGGCGGCCAACGAACACGTGGAATTGGTCGCCGCCGCCAGCACCAAGCCGCCGTTGCTCGAGCGCATCGGTAAGGAATTCGGCGTGGCCACTTACACCGATTCTGCCGAAATGGCCGCCAGCCAACAGCTCGATGCCGTTTGCCTCTTTGGCGATAACCGCGCCGGCTCGGAGGAAGGCGTGAAAGCCCTCGAACGGGGTTGGCATGTGCTCATCGAAAAACCCCTCGCCGCCGATCTCGCCGGGGCCGATCAACTTCTCCAAACCGCCGACACGACCGGCAAGCGGTTGATGGTCAACTGGCCCATCGCGTGGTGGTCCGGCGTGCAACACGCGCTCGCCCTCGCGCATTCCGGCGAAATCGGCGAGGTGTGGCAAGTGCGTTACCGCGCCGCACATCAGGGACCCAAAGAAATGGGCGCGAGTGAATATTTTTGCGATTGGCTCTATGACCCCAACCGCAACGGTGGCGGCGCGTTGATGGATTATTGCTGCTATGGCGCGGTGCTTTCGCGCGTGCTGCTCGGCCGCCCCCACAGTGTTACGGCCGTCACCGGCAATCTGGTGAAGACCGATCTCGACGCGGAAGACAACGCCGTGTTGCTGATGCAATACCCCAAAGCCATCAGCATCGCCGAAGCCAGCTGGACGCAAATCGACAATGTCACCCACTACCACACCCAAATCTACGGAACTGAAGGTACCCTGCTCGCCGCGCCTGATGAAGGCCCGTTGCTGCTCGCCACGCCAAAATATCCTGAAGGCAAACCAGTGGATGTGCCAAAGGCGCCTGCGCATTTACAAAACCCCATCGCCCATTTCTTGCATTGCCTCGATAACGACACCGCTTTCCAACCTCTCTGCCGCCCCGGCCACTGTCGCGACGCCCAGGAAATTCTCGAGGCGGGAATGCAATCCGCCACCGCTGGAACCAAGGTGGATCTTCCTCAACTCACGGGGATGGACTAATGCAGGCAGCGTACATTGAGCAAACCGGCGGTCCGGAGGTGATTCAATTCGGCGATTTGCCTGACCCCTTGCCCAAGTCCGGCGAAGTGCTGGTGCGCGTCGGCGCGGCTTCGGTGAATCCCATCGACACATATACGCGCGGCGGGATGATTGCGACCGAGTTGCCAATGCCGTTTGTGGTGGGCAGTGATTTGGCGGGCACGGTGGAGGCGGTTGGCGAGGGCGTTACGCAATGGGAAATTGGCAACCGCGTGTGGGGCGCAAACCAAGGCGGGAATGGACGGCAAGGCACCTCAGCGGAGTACGCGTGTGTGAATGCAGACTGGCTGCACGCAACGCCCGACGGTGTGAGCGATGAGCATGCAGCAGCGGTGGCACTGGTGGGCATCACCGCACACATCGGCTTGGTACTGCGCGCAAAAGTGGCAATGGGTGAGACTGTGTTTGTGAACGGGGGTGCGGGCGGAGTGGGTTCGATGGTGGTGCAGATTTCAAAAGCACTTGGCGCGCGCGTGATCGCCACCGCCGGTAGTGATGAACGTGTAGCCACGGCAAAGGCGCTGGGTGCGGATGAGGGCATCAATTATAAAACTGAAGACGTGGCCGAGCGCGTCAAGGAATTGGCACCGGACGGCGTGAACGTGCTGTGGGAAACAAGGCGCGATACGGATTTTGAAAGGACTATCGGCCTGCTCGCCCAGCGCGGGCGAATGGTGGTGATGGCCGGCCGCGATGCGCGCCCCGTGCTGCCGGTGGGACCGTTGTACGTGAAGGATTGCTCCGTGCACGGATTTGCGATGTTCAATTACACGGCGGAAGAGCAGCGCCCGTGCGGCGAACATCTCAACCGCTGGCTGTCCGAGGGCAAACTCAAGGCAAACATCGACCGCGTGTTGCCACTTTCCGAAGCCGCTGCGGCGCACCAGTTGCAGGAGGAAAACACCTTAAACCTCGCGGGCACTTTGGCGGGGAAGATTGTGCTGAAGCCTTAATGGTCGGCTTGCTGATTTCCCTCGCCCTCGGGTGCGGTGGTTTCTTCTTCGTCTTCGGCGGCGATGGTTTCAGGCTCGTCATCAGGTTCATTTGCGTGATCGCTGTATTGGGGGTCGGGGAGTTTGCCGGCGATAAACCAGCCAAGGGCGAAGACGAAAAATCCAATCGCAGCCGTGGTGTACGCTACGCGCATAGCGAATCCTTCCGGGCCGTGGAGGG contains:
- a CDS encoding Gfo/Idh/MocA family oxidoreductase — encoded protein: MIRMGLIGLSHDHVWDLLPEMAANEHVELVAAASTKPPLLERIGKEFGVATYTDSAEMAASQQLDAVCLFGDNRAGSEEGVKALERGWHVLIEKPLAADLAGADQLLQTADTTGKRLMVNWPIAWWSGVQHALALAHSGEIGEVWQVRYRAAHQGPKEMGASEYFCDWLYDPNRNGGGALMDYCCYGAVLSRVLLGRPHSVTAVTGNLVKTDLDAEDNAVLLMQYPKAISIAEASWTQIDNVTHYHTQIYGTEGTLLAAPDEGPLLLATPKYPEGKPVDVPKAPAHLQNPIAHFLHCLDNDTAFQPLCRPGHCRDAQEILEAGMQSATAGTKVDLPQLTGMD
- a CDS encoding NADPH:quinone reductase — protein: MQAAYIEQTGGPEVIQFGDLPDPLPKSGEVLVRVGAASVNPIDTYTRGGMIATELPMPFVVGSDLAGTVEAVGEGVTQWEIGNRVWGANQGGNGRQGTSAEYACVNADWLHATPDGVSDEHAAAVALVGITAHIGLVLRAKVAMGETVFVNGGAGGVGSMVVQISKALGARVIATAGSDERVATAKALGADEGINYKTEDVAERVKELAPDGVNVLWETRRDTDFERTIGLLAQRGRMVVMAGRDARPVLPVGPLYVKDCSVHGFAMFNYTAEEQRPCGEHLNRWLSEGKLKANIDRVLPLSEAAAAHQLQEENTLNLAGTLAGKIVLKP